The following DNA comes from Mugil cephalus isolate CIBA_MC_2020 chromosome 6, CIBA_Mcephalus_1.1, whole genome shotgun sequence.
CAAGAAGGTCTTTTATATGGAGTTCCAGTTAGCatcaaagaaaatattaacTATAAGGTATTTGTGGTTACCACAGTGTGTGTGGTCGTATACATTCCTCCCAGGTTTATATCACTGAAGTGCCCATACCTGACAATACTCTCTTTGCATGTTTCCATTTGATAAGAATCACGACTCTTCTTGTGGGGTGGTCTGTAACCTGGACCAGCCGGCCCAGGAGGACAGTGTGCTTGTTCAAGTCTTGAAGAAACAAGGAGCCATTCCCTTTGCGAAAACCAACCTACCCCAAGCCCTGCTGAAGTAATCTGTTTATTAATTTGAAATTACAAAATTGAGCTGTGACACGCTGTGATCCTAATTAGCTTGTCTTGAATTGCCTCATCTCCAGTTACGACTGCAGTAACTGCATATATGGGCAGACTGTGAACCCCCATAATCCCAAGAAGACCTCTGGAGGTTCATCCGGTGGTGAGGGGGCTCTCATCGGGGGAGGAGGCTCCCTGCTTGGCATAGGCTCTGATATCGGGGGAAGTATACGCATTCCCTCCTCATTCTGTGGGATCTGTGGCTTTAAGCCAACCACTGGGCGGCTAAGGTGTGTCTGCTTCGGTGCAGTTTTCTGGATCGTTACATAGTCATGTGCTTACTTctatctttatttgtttttacagtttgcaAGGTGTAAGACCTATCTATCGCGGGCAAAAGTCAGGTAACAACATGTGTCCCACCACCATTGTTGCCCTGCACTATTACTTCAGTCATCTGTAAcattagttttctgtttgaacTCAGTGCCATCAAGTTCAGGACCGATGGCAAGAGATGTGGACAGCCTGGCTCTGTGCATGAAGGCTCTTCTCTGCGATCACATGTTTTCCTTGGACCCCACCGTTCCACCTCTGCCTtttaatgagaaggtgtgtcttCTACTGTTGGATTTTTATCATGTCTCACGATTCATTTTCTAAGTTTaacattgttcttttttcctccatgaaAGCTGAAGTATAAATGCAACAGTTCACTGTCATACCCATAGGAAATgtgatgtaatgtaattttCATAGGTCAAATCATTACTTTAAgcataatattatatatatatgtgatgcAATAGTGTGTTTCCAACTATATAACATCAGATTTGGGAAAACACACATCCATTACTCAATAAACTCAGAGCCCTGACCTCAGCCCCAGTAGACACTTTTGGATGATGTGGctctgtgactgtgtttatatgaaCACACCGGCTGATTAGTAATtccagaaatataacagaaacgCTTAACTTACCACACTATATattaaatagaagaaaatggCCAATACATACCAATATTTTCCAAGACACTTCCCACATTGATTCCgtatcatttatctttttatctcGTTTCGATTTTTAAACTCATTGTTTTGCTCCACGTGGCATGTGCATGCCAAACTTTGTACCAGGaagatttgttttaattgtgcTTGAATATAATCTCTTATACAGAGTGAGGAACTCAACCATGCAGTTAGATTAAAGGAGTAGTTTTCCTCTGAggtttgcttcttttttttttttttttttttatttgccaaaGGTGTTTTGGGGGAAAGTTGAGCATTTAAACAGTAGAATTTCAAAATTCTTCTGTCTGCTTTCGAGTGCATTAACGACTCGGCATCTCTCCATCTAGCTGCTGTCCCACTGTCCCTCCAAGGTCCCTCAGGTCCTCCGATCAGTTTCCCCCTGGTCGTCCCTAAATCCACACTGAagctcactgtttttttgttttttttttaaagttttatttttactgtttttttattattacttgtAAGGCACGTTGGTCTCAACTCTGCTGTAAATGTGCTATAGAAATAAATTGGTATAGTATGGTATGTTAGCCATGGTGCTGATGACTTCACCCACAGCCTATGAAGTCCAGCAGATGTGTAGTTATTGTCATCATATTTGTGCTGATTTAGGTGTCTTAAAAACATGCCCCTGTGTCAGCTAGCTAAATTAGAACACGGTGATCCCAATTAGGAGGGTTTTATTCAACTGTGATAAAATTACTACATGTTTAAACTCACAAAGCAAGACAGTTTTCtctgtaaacatttatttaactttactAAAGATAAACAAAACTGTCTCGGCCTTCTTTTCACAAACAACTGTTAGctgtaaaacaaactaaattctGTTTACGTGTGCTTCAAGTCAAAGTCACCCTGAATGAAATGTCTTGTCTTCAGATATACCGTAGCTCCAAGCCTCTGAGGATTGGTTACCTAGAAGACGACGGCTACACAGAGCCGTCTCCAAGCATGGCCCGGGGCGTCAGAGAGGTCAAAGCTCTGCTAGAGAAAGCAGGACACACTGTAAGagcacaccaaacacacacgctAATTGATCCCAACCTCATAAAATATGGAACGTGTTTTTGATGTCTCATTTGTGTCTTTAAGTTGGTGCCATACCGTCCCCCGAGGATAAATGAAATCATCCCTGAACTCATGGTCAAGGGTATATTGGCAGACGGAGCAACCACCTTGATGGAAAAATTGTGAGTTGTCCCTTTATATAATGCAGTCGTGAATCTGTGCATTAATTGTTGTAAACCATCATATCATGTTTAATAATTAGTGGCTTTCATAAAGTCCCAGGGCTCATGGAAATGTCTTTAATTGATAAATGGCATAAGTGAGTAATGAATAACCCACAATTGTGACAATGCTGTGCCAGTTTGTTCACCTGCCTTGGCCCTACTCAGATGCATCAACCAGGTACATCACATTAGTTATCCATTGATTTGTAGATGGATACgatattaaatgaaaaagaccTCGAGACTATGGATCAAAGGTGAGATGAATCTGGATAACAGAATGTGTTAATGATAATGTGAGGAAACAGCTGATTCATTGACATGTGAAATATATGAGTTATGACGGGTGTTACAGTGAAATTTATTCACTgtaaacataaaacatgtgGCGTGTTTCTTAGAGAATCACAATGACGAGTAAAATGCCTTTCGTGGAGTTTCAGAGCCCACGCAGAGTGGAAGCCAAACTCCCCCCTCatacaaaatgtttgtgtgaaatcaTTTGGCCTGGCTTTATGCGGTTATGGGTTAGAGTGCCAGCTCTGTtgagttgaatttatttacaacaaaattgCTCTGGTTGGTTGTAAGACTATCCACATTCCTCCAGAAGTATTTCTATCCAGTGGTTAAAACGCgctccataatgaaatccagaggGCTGGCTACCAGACGCACATAATAGGAATTGAGTCTGGCTACGGCACTGGGCTTCCTGGTGGTTTCTttacattcatacatttttggtaaatgataaatgttttaGTGATGTTATTCTGCTGGTTGGTTCGTCTTCTTCCACACTAATTACTACAGagtatgctaacatgctaacattggTCTCATTTCAGTTGTTTGATGACTCTCCTTTTATGCCATCGTCAGagttttacattttcagaaTGCTGCCATTGACATTATCATTAGATTTCTAATATTTTTCTGAAAGAATAATCCCCAGTAtagtatttataaatagaatcTATTGTGTACCAATGATCGCCTTGGTTTTTAGGAAGGGGGAGCCTCTGGATCCGTGTCTCAGGCCACAGTTTATTCCTTATGCTTTCCCGAAATGGTTGAAGAAAACCCTCTCATTCCTCCTCAAGCCCCTGGTGAGTTCTCTCCTTCTGTGacaaaagtgaagaaaatgcaaaaatggaTGACTTTTGTCTGAAAATTacctttcttgtttttgttttgttacactGGTTACTGTGTGATCTGCTAGAATGATACTGTGTTTAATATGAAtacttttctttggcagtcttCTCGTGGCTCTACTGTCTTCAGTGCCCTCTGTGGAGTTGGGTGAGAGATTATTCTTGACACTGATAATTTGCTACAAGTGCATTGAAATAGGACTTGACTGaaacagtgtttcattattttctgtacttttgactactgttcatttacttttggtttttgaTGAAAGTAATGGCACACCTgcccttttattttcttttgaactttgtgttatttgttgttattcatTTATGATTTGTTATGAAGTGTAACATTACTTTGTGTTagttcaataaatttaaaaatgtgtaatttgtcaGGGGCAAATGGGGCAGGTGGGGCTTGAAAATTCCCCCTTGTTCAAAGTGGAGAATGACCAAAATAGTTTGAGAAGCACTGAATCTGACAGCATCCTGCATCCCAGGACCTGTGAGTTCAGTTACAACACTGTGAACTGGATTCAAATGAACTCCGACATATGTGCCATAGACTAATTAATAAAGAATCTGTTCAAAACACATGTGCTTGTTCTGATATTAAGTTCAGACACCTGGCCAGAATAGTGTTATTTGTCCCTCTAGAAGTACCTTTGTGATGATGTATTTCCTGGTAACGAGTGGGGAACTATGGGGCTACAGCAGTTTTGTTAATGTTAGCTTTGTGCACCATAGAAAGAGTCAAACATTCGGACTGCTGGTATACACACATCCCAATTGTAATACTTCCCTGCAAAGAGTGTTTTGAGGCGGGTTACCTAC
Coding sequences within:
- the LOC125008828 gene encoding fatty-acid amide hydrolase 1; translation: MQNINQFLQGVQLDKRTAALLTGAACGAGALVVVLRRVSDHRQTMGKLQRARGRRTESLQRAEEAVLRYKQSHPTVNSELILTLPLPELTKQLQEGLLSPEDVFYSYLEKALTVHRNLNCCTEILLESFEHLKTLGSNQEGLLYGVPVSIKENINYKNHDSSCGVVCNLDQPAQEDSVLVQVLKKQGAIPFAKTNLPQALLNYDCSNCIYGQTVNPHNPKKTSGGSSGGEGALIGGGGSLLGIGSDIGGSIRIPSSFCGICGFKPTTGRLSLQGVRPIYRGQKSVPSSSGPMARDVDSLALCMKALLCDHMFSLDPTVPPLPFNEKIYRSSKPLRIGYLEDDGYTEPSPSMARGVREVKALLEKAGHTLVPYRPPRINEIIPELMVKGILADGATTLMEKLKGEPLDPCLRPQFIPYAFPKWLKKTLSFLLKPLSSRGSTVFSALCGVGSVQNLWKQHADVEDYIHETIAEWRRCNIDVLLCPVIGPAYNFLYCGKCTTPLSYTMIYNLLNFPAGVVPVSTVTAEDEEKLKHYKGAFQDRWDKLFKQAVTGGEGLPVAVQCVALPWQDELCLRFMKEVEELVKQSRE